A stretch of DNA from Nitrospira sp. KM1:
AGCTTCCACTCAACCGCCTTGCTCAAGGCATGCTTGAGAGTCGCCATTTCTCGATTGATGGTGGCCGGACCAACCTGTTCACTGAGTCGCTGCGCTCGGTATTGGTCGAGAACTTCCACCGTGAGGGAATGAATCGGAGGATTCCCCCACACGCGCTTGAAGTGGGCAAAGTGATATTTCTTCGTCGCCACTCCACGTTGGTGTTCGACAAAAGCGAGATACCGTGTCGCGAGCTCTTCTAGTCCTAGCGGCTTAATGGCTGGAGCAGGGAGAATGCCCTCCATGACTTCCCTCCGCCGCTCCGTGAGGCGGCCTCCCGCTTCCTTTTGATTGGAGGTCCTGCAGGATTCAAAACGCTGCTTCCCAAGCGCGTCAAAGTAGGTCATCCACCAGACGCGCCCCCGCTTATAGAGTCCCCGTGTTGAACGGGCCATAGGTCACTCACCTTTCTGGGGAGCGTGGTCCCCGATTAACTGGTTGAGTGTAATGCGTAACGCGCGACACAATTTCAGAACGGTGGACAGCTGCGGGTCGAGCTTGCCGGATTCCATTCTGACGATCGACACGTAATGCACCTTGGAGAGCTCCCCCAAGGCTCTGACGCTCAATCCCCGCTTCTGTCGCCATTCCTTCAGTCGAGTCTGCATAGGTGTATGGTAGCTATACGGCTACCATATGTCAAGGGGTGGGCGTGTCAGCTGGCATGGTCGTCTTCAGGTCCATCCTCTCCATTACTCGGCGGGTTAATAATAGTTGGAGGCTGAGACGGGCCATCCAGCTGGGGGGCCCGGTCGATGAGGACGCGAATGCTCTTGTCCGTCTCAATCTGGACCTTGGGCCGACCGTAGGCGTAGTAATGGAGGAGCACCTCCAGTTGCGGAGATTTCCCGCTGGCTAAGCGCTTGTGCAAACTAGCCTGGTACGCGGGGTCCTGGATGAATCCCAGGGCAATATTCTTAATATCGAGCGTGGCCCGGTTCTGCACGCCAGGTTTTCGGCCTCCGGTTTTCTGCTTTCCCTTCTGGAATGTCATCGTTCTACTCGCTCTCTTTCTTGGAAGTTGAGCGTGGCTGCCTTTCTTGTCCGGTCGGCTTCACCGCCTCCTCCAGCGCCTCGTAGATCGCATGGTGTCGCACCGCGTAGGCCGCATAGGCCTCGGGGTACTTGGTCTTCATCCACGCCACTCGATTCTGTGAGGTCGCCTCGAAGGCTGGGCAGTCATAACAATCGAGGCTGGAGGAGTCGTGCACGCTGTAGAAGTGCTCCGGGACCTCCATCTTCGTTTCGAGGTAGGCGAGCACCTGTGGCGCGGTCCACTCAGCCAGGGGACACAGGACGGTCATGCCATCCTGGACCTGCTCGGCTTGCGTGTTGCTGTTCACCTCCTCATCCTTCCTGGCCCCGTAGACCAGGTGAGTCACGCCCAGGGACTTCGCTTTCCCCCACACGGGCAGATTGACGTTCTCGATATGACAGCGCACCCAGGACTGGATTCTGAGCGCCTTCCGGCCAGAGAACAGTTCGGCCTCTCTCGTCCAGTCCACCGGCACGATATCGGCCGGAATCCCCCACTCCTCGTTCTGCCGATGACGATCGGTTTTGACAACATGCATGACGGGCAAGAGCGAGGCGGCGTAGTTCACCATATGGATCGTCTCAGGGAGTAGGTACCCGGTGTCCACGAAGATCCCGCAGTCCAACTGGTCGCGCAGGAGATGCAGGCAGGCCATCGAGTCTTTGCCCCCACTGAACGCGAGAGCCATCATTGAGCGCTTCCTTCCCCATCCAGTCCATGATGACGAACGGACCAGGCGGCGATGATCCGCCCCTCAGCGTTGACCCGTCCCACTGCTTGAATGATCGAAGCCGGCAGAGATTCACCATTGGTGAGATCCACGACCCAACCATTGCCTTCCCACCGACACTCTTGGATGGTGCCAGCGGCTCGTTCCTCGAAGCCGCCCCTTAGCTTCCCGGTCCGGTCGCGGTACGCGACGAGCCAGCCGGGACGGAGCGGAGCAACAATCTCCGGAGCGGAAATTTCCGGCGATTCTTCCAAGTCAGGACCCGACAGACCCGACACACTGGACACAATGTCGGGAATGTCGGGTAGTGAGTCCTGATGTTCGGCCAAAAATTGAGTGAGCCAGTTACCCACGGCGTACCACCTTAGGGCTGATGGTGTATTCCGTTTTCCCCCGCTGCCCAAATGCTGGAGGAGTGACCGTTCCCCTGATCCATCCAAGGCTGACCAATTCTTCACAGGCGTTCTCGATGACATCCCGGTCATCAAGCAGGCTCCACTCCTTTCGATAAATATCTCGGACCGTGAAAGGGCT
This window harbors:
- a CDS encoding helix-turn-helix domain-containing protein codes for the protein MQTRLKEWRQKRGLSVRALGELSKVHYVSIVRMESGKLDPQLSTVLKLCRALRITLNQLIGDHAPQKGE
- a CDS encoding phosphoadenosine phosphosulfate reductase family protein — encoded protein: MMALAFSGGKDSMACLHLLRDQLDCGIFVDTGYLLPETIHMVNYAASLLPVMHVVKTDRHRQNEEWGIPADIVPVDWTREAELFSGRKALRIQSWVRCHIENVNLPVWGKAKSLGVTHLVYGARKDEEVNSNTQAEQVQDGMTVLCPLAEWTAPQVLAYLETKMEVPEHFYSVHDSSSLDCYDCPAFEATSQNRVAWMKTKYPEAYAAYAVRHHAIYEALEEAVKPTGQERQPRSTSKKESE